Proteins encoded within one genomic window of Gallus gallus isolate bGalGal1 chromosome 1, bGalGal1.mat.broiler.GRCg7b, whole genome shotgun sequence:
- the PNPLA4 gene encoding patatin-like phospholipase domain-containing protein 4 isoform X1 encodes MWTARSLCTAQILLLELKEGRLCSCFLSKKQQFWTGILNYCTLRAPYDRAKYQVSKINEKKSVIGTAVAINAGGIKRTSGHSPSGEYDGRQDTLEAKMKRVNLSFASCGFLGIYHLGAAAALYRHGKKLLKVVKDFAGASAGSLAATVLLAVPENIEKCQQFTYEFAEEVRKLDFGAVTPGYDFMKRLREGIESILPSNAHEIAENRLYVSVTNVRNGKNYLFSNFASREDLIKVLLASSFVPVYAGMKPVEYKGEKWVDGGITNGLPILPFGRTITISPFSGRLDICPQDKGRVDLYVKFAKQDIMLSLANLVRFNQAMFPPNQEKMESLYQNGFDDAVHFLLKENWFE; translated from the exons atgtgGACTGCCAGAAGTCTCTGTACTGCACAAATACTGTTACTTGAGTTGAAAGAAGGTAGATTGTGTAGttgctttctttcaaaaaaacagcagttctgGACTGGAATTCTAAACTATTGTACCCTAAGAGCACCATATGACAGAGCTAAATACCAG GTTTCcaagataaatgaaaaaaagtcagtaaTAGGTACTGCAGTTGCTATTAATGCAGGAGGAATTAAAAGAACTTCTGGACATAGTCCCAGTGGAGAATATGATGGAAGACAAGACACATTAGAAG CAAAAATGAAACGTGTCAATCTATCATTTGCATCATGTGGGTTTCTGGGTATATACCACTtgggggcagcagctgctctttaCAGGCATGGTAAGAAGTTACTGAAAGTTGTGAAAGATTTTGCAGGAGCTTCTGCAGGATCCCTGGCTGCCACTGTCTTATTAGCAGTACCAGAAAATATAGAG aaatgtcagCAGTTTACCTATGAATTTGCTGAAGAAGTCAGAAAATTGGACTTTGGTGCAGTAACTCCTGGTTACGATTTTATGAAAAGACTTAG GGAAGGCATAGAATCTATTCTTCCTTCTAATGCTCATGAGATAGCTGAGAATCGGCTCTATGTGTCTGTTACTAAtgtgagaaatgggaaaaattaCTTGTTCTCAAATTTTGCCTCCAGGGAGGACCTCATTAAG GTCCTGCTAGCAAGTAGTTTTGTACCAGTATATGCTGGAATGAAGCCAGTCGAGTATAAAGGAGAG aAGTGGGTTGATGGTGGCATTACCAATGGCCTTCCTATCTTGCCTTTTGGACGAACGATTACGATTTCTCCTTTCAGTGGTCGATTAGATATCTGTCCACAAGATAAAGGACGTGTTGATCTGTATGTTAAATTTGCAAAACAAGATATAATG TTGTCTTTGGCCAACCTAGTAAGATTTAATCAAGCTATGTTTCCACCAAACCAGGAGAAAATGGAATCACTGTACCAAAATGGTTTTGATGATGCTGTACATTTTTTACTAAAAGAAAACTGGTTTGAATAG
- the PNPLA4 gene encoding patatin-like phospholipase domain-containing protein 4 isoform X2, with protein MKCQQFTYEFAEEVRKLDFGAVTPGYDFMKRLREGIESILPSNAHEIAENRLYVSVTNVRNGKNYLFSNFASREDLIKVLLASSFVPVYAGMKPVEYKGEKWVDGGITNGLPILPFGRTITISPFSGRLDICPQDKGRVDLYVKFAKQDIMLSLANLVRFNQAMFPPNQEKMESLYQNGFDDAVHFLLKENWFE; from the exons ATG aaatgtcagCAGTTTACCTATGAATTTGCTGAAGAAGTCAGAAAATTGGACTTTGGTGCAGTAACTCCTGGTTACGATTTTATGAAAAGACTTAG GGAAGGCATAGAATCTATTCTTCCTTCTAATGCTCATGAGATAGCTGAGAATCGGCTCTATGTGTCTGTTACTAAtgtgagaaatgggaaaaattaCTTGTTCTCAAATTTTGCCTCCAGGGAGGACCTCATTAAG GTCCTGCTAGCAAGTAGTTTTGTACCAGTATATGCTGGAATGAAGCCAGTCGAGTATAAAGGAGAG aAGTGGGTTGATGGTGGCATTACCAATGGCCTTCCTATCTTGCCTTTTGGACGAACGATTACGATTTCTCCTTTCAGTGGTCGATTAGATATCTGTCCACAAGATAAAGGACGTGTTGATCTGTATGTTAAATTTGCAAAACAAGATATAATG TTGTCTTTGGCCAACCTAGTAAGATTTAATCAAGCTATGTTTCCACCAAACCAGGAGAAAATGGAATCACTGTACCAAAATGGTTTTGATGATGCTGTACATTTTTTACTAAAAGAAAACTGGTTTGAATAG
- the PNPLA4 gene encoding patatin-like phospholipase domain-containing protein 4 isoform X3, whose amino-acid sequence MKRLREGIESILPSNAHEIAENRLYVSVTNVRNGKNYLFSNFASREDLIKVLLASSFVPVYAGMKPVEYKGEKWVDGGITNGLPILPFGRTITISPFSGRLDICPQDKGRVDLYVKFAKQDIMLSLANLVRFNQAMFPPNQEKMESLYQNGFDDAVHFLLKENWFE is encoded by the exons ATGAAAAGACTTAG GGAAGGCATAGAATCTATTCTTCCTTCTAATGCTCATGAGATAGCTGAGAATCGGCTCTATGTGTCTGTTACTAAtgtgagaaatgggaaaaattaCTTGTTCTCAAATTTTGCCTCCAGGGAGGACCTCATTAAG GTCCTGCTAGCAAGTAGTTTTGTACCAGTATATGCTGGAATGAAGCCAGTCGAGTATAAAGGAGAG aAGTGGGTTGATGGTGGCATTACCAATGGCCTTCCTATCTTGCCTTTTGGACGAACGATTACGATTTCTCCTTTCAGTGGTCGATTAGATATCTGTCCACAAGATAAAGGACGTGTTGATCTGTATGTTAAATTTGCAAAACAAGATATAATG TTGTCTTTGGCCAACCTAGTAAGATTTAATCAAGCTATGTTTCCACCAAACCAGGAGAAAATGGAATCACTGTACCAAAATGGTTTTGATGATGCTGTACATTTTTTACTAAAAGAAAACTGGTTTGAATAG